The genomic DNA TCTTCTTCAAGAACAGTGCGCTTGTGAAGAATAGAGTTAATCTGCGCACCCAGTATTATTATAACACCAGTAATGTACAACCAGAAAATTAAAATAATCACACCGGCAATTGAACCGTAAGTGGCCGAGTAGTTGCTGAAGTTCGATACGTAAAAGCTGAAGCCCCATGATGCAGCGAGGAACGCTATCGTCGTAAAGATTGTACCCGGAATTACCGATTTAATTTTCAGCTTAATGTTCGGTGCTGTCATGTACATAATGAAGAACACTACGAACACGAGCAGTACCGGTAAAATACTTCTGACCAGGTTCCAGAGAACCGAGAACTGATCATCGAGGCCGATAATGCCAAACATTAAGTTACCGATCTGTTCACCGAACACAATCAGTACAAATGTCAGGATAACGGACAGTGATAAGATTACTGTAAAGAATACAGAAAGTAGTTTTGCCACAACAAAATTACGGCTGTCTTCCACGTCGTACGCTACGTTAAATGCGTTCATGAGAGCTGTCATACCGTTGGATGCTGACCACAATGTCAGAATTAAACCGATAGACAGAATGCCGCCGCCGGAGTTGTTCAGCACATCATTAATAATGCCTTCAAGAAGCCCCGAAATTTGGGACGGTGCGTAATCCTGAATGAATCCTGTAATCATCCCGGGTTCGATTTTGAAGAGCGGAACGATGGATAACAGGAAAATCAGAAGCGGGAATATCGCAAGCAGGAAGTAGTATGCAAGCTGTGCTGCCATTCCCGTCGTATTATCGTGAGAAAAACGGAATAAAAGACGTTTTAGAAATCCTGCCTCTTCCTTTAATTTTGCAGGTTTGTTAATTTTGGAAACATAAATATGTTCGCCCGATTTTTTAGCATTTTTTGATTTGAAATTAATCTTGTCGACGAACACATCGCCTTTTTTCTTCTTCTCTTTTTCGTCTTTAATCTGATTTAAGAGTTTCGATGATGATTCATTTTTAGTCATAATTTCACCTCACCTAAAATAACAGGACTATACTTGTATAGTCCTGTTTAATTTTAATTTAATTTTTTCTCGCGCTTAGCCTGGAACGTATCTTTTGCGTCCATAATTGCACGCTCAAGTTCCGGGTTGTTGCGTCGGATTTCTTCAATAGTGTCTTTCCAGAACAGAACTTCGTCTTTAATCATTTCTACTTTTGAAGGTTCTCCCGACGGTTCGTTGAAACGCTGTTTAAGGTCATCAGGGTTCGATGCGTAATGTTTAATGCTCTTAGTATTTGAAACTACAGAGTCGCGCGTGCCTTTATCGATTAATGCAATTAATCCGCCGACAGCGGCTCCAATTACTATAGCTGGTACTAATTTGTTTTTCATAACTGATTCTCCTTTGAA from Jeotgalicoccus saudimassiliensis includes the following:
- a CDS encoding YihY/virulence factor BrkB family protein, with amino-acid sequence MTKNESSSKLLNQIKDEKEKKKKGDVFVDKINFKSKNAKKSGEHIYVSKINKPAKLKEEAGFLKRLLFRFSHDNTTGMAAQLAYYFLLAIFPLLIFLLSIVPLFKIEPGMITGFIQDYAPSQISGLLEGIINDVLNNSGGGILSIGLILTLWSASNGMTALMNAFNVAYDVEDSRNFVVAKLLSVFFTVILSLSVILTFVLIVFGEQIGNLMFGIIGLDDQFSVLWNLVRSILPVLLVFVVFFIMYMTAPNIKLKIKSVIPGTIFTTIAFLAASWGFSFYVSNFSNYSATYGSIAGVIILIFWLYITGVIIILGAQINSILHKRTVLEEDKTLSNEEEVSV